One part of the Arachidicoccus terrestris genome encodes these proteins:
- a CDS encoding ferritin-like domain-containing protein — protein sequence MTTPFKQPNDSKRQKLIPDNAFPELQAKAVMAVNSIESEVVAADDDTIFDAKLAELKRMLQTALELEHSTIPPYLCALYSIKPGTNLTATEIIKSVVLEEMLHMIMVANLINAVNGKPCIGAKETDNDGNFIPDYPTPLPGNVDPKLNVSLACFSKESIRTFWKIEHPEGGFAIPEELLQKGEKSYPSIGAFYEALVKDITALETMASQKGKTIFTGDPARQVPSEHYYGAGGKIITVFNLEDAKNVIGEIVGQGEGTLGSIFSEPFNPGDERYLMFGPTVEEYAHYFRFKEVHYERYYAPTDSAHRDSPNHGLPTGKKFEVDWEAVCKMKPNPKMSDYPKGSPLYEKTYDFNKTYSALLDNINEACNGRPAALRDGIMLMYDLKYKAIELMNIPREDGLMAGPSFEYVKS from the coding sequence ATGACTACTCCATTCAAGCAACCCAATGATTCAAAGCGCCAGAAGCTAATACCGGACAATGCATTTCCTGAATTGCAGGCAAAAGCAGTTATGGCCGTCAATAGTATAGAAAGCGAAGTCGTCGCGGCCGACGATGATACGATATTTGATGCAAAACTGGCGGAGCTAAAACGCATGTTGCAAACAGCACTGGAATTAGAGCATTCAACCATCCCTCCTTATCTGTGTGCTCTATACTCTATAAAGCCAGGCACCAACCTGACGGCTACCGAAATCATAAAAAGTGTCGTTTTGGAAGAGATGCTACATATGATCATGGTGGCCAATCTGATCAATGCTGTTAATGGCAAGCCATGTATCGGCGCCAAAGAAACGGATAACGACGGAAATTTCATTCCTGATTATCCTACCCCTTTACCCGGCAATGTAGACCCTAAGCTCAATGTCAGCCTCGCCTGCTTTTCAAAAGAGTCGATCAGGACATTCTGGAAAATCGAACATCCCGAGGGCGGGTTTGCCATCCCGGAAGAACTGTTGCAGAAAGGTGAGAAGAGCTACCCCTCTATCGGCGCATTTTATGAAGCATTGGTAAAAGATATCACGGCGCTGGAAACCATGGCCAGTCAAAAAGGCAAGACCATCTTCACCGGCGACCCCGCCAGACAAGTCCCTTCCGAACATTATTACGGAGCCGGAGGCAAAATCATTACCGTATTTAACCTTGAAGATGCTAAAAACGTAATCGGAGAAATAGTCGGCCAGGGGGAAGGTACGCTCGGCTCTATCTTCTCCGAACCATTTAATCCCGGAGATGAAAGATACCTTATGTTTGGCCCCACCGTTGAAGAGTATGCCCATTACTTTAGGTTCAAGGAGGTGCACTATGAGCGCTACTACGCGCCCACCGATTCGGCACACAGGGACAGTCCCAACCACGGCCTGCCTACCGGAAAGAAGTTCGAAGTCGACTGGGAAGCGGTCTGTAAGATGAAACCGAATCCCAAAATGTCGGATTATCCCAAAGGCAGCCCACTGTATGAAAAAACATACGATTTTAATAAAACCTATTCTGCCCTGCTGGATAATATTAACGAGGCCTGCAACGGCAGACCGGCCGCGCTGAGAGACGGCATCATGTTAATGTATGATCTGAAATATAAAGCGATCGAATTAATGAATATCCCCCGCGAAGACGGTTTAATGGCAGGGCCGAGTTTTGAATATGTAAAAAGCTAG
- a CDS encoding heme-binding protein: protein MPDKNPLDLLNLGGLDKIEEKIDKAALSKATTEPTLGNIATLPGTWVGTGFNIIEVPNMNQAKPGPPPPDKFKVILNATSETLIFSPISGDIINRGNAQQDISFLGLHYLQNVSDVNLPAGNNGIHLETGLFLNLVASKDPLQGPTITRLGSIPHGDSILAQGKSFVVDGGGPQFDIADPTPFTIVDGKRVNDTSENYLSILKNTPPPPGISPEIVMNPNLLLSEAIKGQNIIKTVVILLDANPIDGVSNVPASDPVGGITNIPFVNVNANASTVSAIFWIETVQNADGSTFLQLQYTQTVILDFPVFGADPSQVVNIKWPHISVATLLLQP, encoded by the coding sequence ATGCCTGATAAAAATCCATTAGATTTACTAAACCTTGGCGGTTTAGATAAAATAGAAGAAAAAATAGATAAAGCCGCCTTGAGCAAGGCCACCACCGAACCTACCTTGGGCAATATCGCCACATTGCCGGGCACTTGGGTGGGAACAGGTTTTAACATCATTGAAGTGCCCAACATGAATCAGGCTAAACCCGGCCCTCCGCCACCTGACAAATTCAAGGTCATACTTAATGCAACTTCCGAAACATTAATATTCAGCCCGATTTCGGGAGACATTATAAACCGGGGCAACGCGCAACAAGATATCAGTTTTCTGGGGCTGCACTACCTGCAGAATGTATCTGACGTAAATCTTCCCGCAGGCAATAACGGGATTCATCTGGAGACCGGACTATTTCTCAACCTTGTAGCCTCCAAGGACCCCTTACAGGGGCCAACGATTACGCGGCTTGGCTCCATTCCACACGGGGATTCCATATTGGCGCAGGGCAAATCCTTTGTCGTGGATGGGGGGGGGCCGCAGTTTGATATAGCGGATCCGACTCCGTTTACCATCGTGGACGGAAAGCGGGTCAATGATACGAGCGAAAACTACCTTAGTATTCTCAAGAACACCCCGCCGCCGCCTGGCATTTCTCCTGAAATAGTCATGAACCCTAACCTACTTTTATCAGAGGCCATCAAAGGACAGAACATTATCAAGACGGTGGTGATTTTGCTGGATGCCAATCCGATAGATGGTGTCAGTAATGTCCCTGCGTCTGATCCGGTGGGCGGCATCACGAATATCCCCTTTGTCAACGTAAATGCAAATGCCAGCACGGTCTCCGCGATATTTTGGATAGAAACAGTACAAAATGCCGATGGCAGCACTTTTCTTCAATTGCAATACACGCAAACGGTGATCCTCGACTTCCCGGTATTCGGGGCAGATCCCAGCCAGGTGGTCAATATTAAATGGCCTCATATTTCCGTGGCGACGCTTCTGTTACAACCCTAA
- a CDS encoding GMC family oxidoreductase has translation MTQNKTYDVVIVGSGISGAVIAKTLTQAGKRVLLLEAGLTAGMNLDRNGNYLNYVDYLNTFYQAEIKVPNSPYPNIKDAPSINVIDMQPITATNSPSTTGYLVQAGPLPFASDCLRGPGGTTLHWLGSTPRMLPNDFKMKSLYGVGVDWPISYEDLMPYYEMAEFEIGVSGNVDQIKWPEASTEKQQVALKNKYYGKNYVFPMQEIPTSYLDSIFTGLVKEINNNDPVKFNGKKATIGFSTTPQGRNSVPNPQYPYRDILWNPKKKKLEFQTKKRWNIQLNGVVDIPEDEKYEYLPVGSTWDPNTGLRCEGNASCVPICPVQAKYNALKTLFKADRTKTTIKTQSVASKVLYDEKTKEITGIEYKTYNTANSLTYETHVAKGKIYVLAASAIENAKILLASGIANSSDQVGRNLMDHLCLLTWGLLPEKGYPYRGPGSTTNMSSFRDGPFRKEHAAWICPIDNWGWAWPVFSPGSDLAVALSKNIFGQELRALLADSIPRQLLLHYECEQAPEPGNRVTIDPNYRDAIGNYRPVIHYDASDYMKKAFKAAKDLNNQIFKDAGIQDYTVYSPTIAQDYVGYEGQGYNFWGAGHIVGTHRMGSSKKDSVVNADCRTWDHDNLYLVGCGNMPTLGTSNPTLTTTALTFKAAEAILKQLEK, from the coding sequence ATGACGCAGAACAAGACTTACGATGTAGTCATCGTCGGATCTGGTATATCAGGCGCTGTTATTGCCAAAACCCTGACGCAGGCAGGTAAGCGTGTTTTATTGCTGGAAGCCGGATTAACGGCAGGCATGAATTTAGACCGCAATGGCAATTACCTCAATTATGTAGACTACCTGAATACCTTTTATCAGGCCGAGATAAAAGTACCGAATTCACCCTATCCCAATATAAAAGACGCACCTTCAATCAATGTAATAGACATGCAGCCCATCACTGCAACCAATAGTCCAAGTACGACGGGCTATCTCGTTCAGGCCGGGCCACTGCCATTTGCGAGTGATTGTTTGCGCGGCCCCGGCGGCACTACCCTGCATTGGCTGGGATCCACTCCCCGGATGCTGCCCAATGATTTTAAAATGAAAAGCCTTTATGGAGTTGGGGTGGACTGGCCGATCAGTTATGAGGACCTGATGCCTTACTATGAAATGGCGGAATTTGAAATAGGCGTCTCAGGCAATGTCGACCAGATCAAATGGCCGGAAGCTAGCACAGAAAAGCAGCAAGTAGCACTAAAAAACAAATATTACGGAAAAAACTATGTCTTTCCGATGCAGGAGATCCCGACCAGTTACCTGGATAGTATATTCACCGGGCTGGTCAAAGAAATCAACAACAACGATCCGGTAAAGTTCAACGGAAAGAAAGCGACCATAGGTTTCTCTACAACGCCCCAAGGCAGAAATTCTGTGCCTAACCCGCAATATCCCTATCGGGACATCCTGTGGAACCCCAAGAAGAAAAAACTGGAGTTCCAGACGAAAAAGCGCTGGAATATTCAACTAAACGGTGTCGTAGATATCCCCGAGGATGAAAAATACGAGTATCTGCCGGTGGGATCCACCTGGGATCCCAACACGGGCCTGAGATGTGAAGGCAATGCCAGTTGTGTGCCCATATGCCCTGTACAGGCTAAATACAATGCTTTAAAAACACTATTCAAGGCTGACCGTACAAAAACAACCATCAAGACACAGTCTGTTGCTTCCAAAGTGCTGTATGATGAAAAGACAAAAGAAATCACGGGTATCGAATACAAGACCTATAATACGGCCAATTCACTCACCTATGAGACGCATGTAGCCAAAGGTAAGATATATGTTCTGGCCGCAAGTGCTATAGAGAATGCAAAAATATTACTTGCATCGGGCATTGCTAATTCCAGCGATCAGGTCGGGCGCAATTTAATGGACCATTTATGCCTTTTGACCTGGGGATTACTGCCGGAGAAAGGCTATCCGTACCGCGGTCCGGGCTCAACTACCAATATGTCTTCATTCAGAGACGGGCCTTTCCGCAAAGAGCATGCCGCCTGGATCTGCCCCATAGACAACTGGGGCTGGGCCTGGCCCGTTTTTTCACCGGGATCTGATCTGGCCGTCGCCTTAAGTAAAAACATATTTGGTCAGGAACTGCGGGCGCTGCTTGCCGATTCAATACCCAGACAATTATTACTTCATTATGAATGTGAGCAGGCACCAGAGCCTGGTAACCGGGTCACCATCGATCCTAACTACCGTGATGCGATCGGCAATTACCGGCCCGTGATTCATTACGACGCATCTGATTATATGAAAAAAGCGTTCAAGGCTGCAAAAGACCTGAACAACCAGATATTCAAGGACGCCGGCATTCAGGACTATACGGTCTACAGCCCGACCATTGCCCAGGACTATGTAGGGTATGAAGGGCAAGGATATAATTTCTGGGGAGCCGGTCATATTGTCGGCACGCACCGGATGGGGAGCTCTAAAAAAGATTCCGTGGTGAATGCGGACTGCAGAACCTGGGATCATGACAACCTCTACCTGGTCGGCTGCGGTAACATGCCTACGCTCGGTACTTCCAATCCGACACTTACCACAACCGCACTTACTTTTAAAGCGGCTGAAGCTATTCTTAAACAATTAGAAAAATAA